Proteins found in one Actinokineospora alba genomic segment:
- the bsaP gene encoding biotin synthase auxiliary protein BsaP, producing MTFCVHCGRPPADGDHTPCRGGRAALEPPRFCGECARRMIVQITPAGWSARCSRHGESTSAGTLALTD from the coding sequence ATGACGTTCTGCGTGCACTGCGGCCGACCGCCCGCGGACGGGGACCACACCCCGTGCCGCGGCGGGCGCGCCGCCCTGGAACCGCCGCGTTTCTGCGGCGAGTGCGCCCGCCGGATGATCGTCCAGATCACCCCCGCGGGGTGGTCGGCGCGCTGCAGCCGACACGGCGAGTCGACCAGCGCGGGCACGCTTGCCCTGACCGACTAG
- a CDS encoding nucleoside/nucleotide kinase family protein, translating into MAGVRFRPLSPPALIDEVSTQVAARPEITRVIIDGAPPTRPDVLADRIGERLRVLGRPVLRVSAADFRRAASLRFERGRTDPDARYDDWLDGGALRREVLDPLGPNGSRRVLPRLWNTDTDRAVRAEYVDLPQGVVLIDGELLLGRGLPHDYSVHLWLSAPALARKLPESEQWALPAFARYDAEVRPLYMADTGVRADDPLRLAVLDDAPV; encoded by the coding sequence ATGGCGGGTGTGCGTTTCCGACCGCTTTCGCCGCCCGCTCTCATCGACGAGGTGTCCACGCAGGTGGCGGCGCGTCCGGAGATCACCCGCGTGATCATCGACGGTGCGCCGCCCACTCGCCCGGACGTGCTGGCCGACCGGATCGGCGAGCGGCTGCGGGTGCTGGGCCGTCCTGTATTGAGGGTCTCGGCGGCCGATTTCCGCCGCGCCGCGTCCCTGCGGTTCGAGCGTGGACGCACAGACCCGGACGCCCGGTACGACGACTGGCTCGACGGCGGCGCGCTGCGGCGTGAGGTGCTCGACCCGTTGGGCCCCAACGGGTCGCGTCGAGTCCTGCCGCGACTGTGGAACACCGACACCGACCGAGCCGTCCGCGCCGAGTATGTCGACCTCCCCCAGGGTGTGGTGCTGATCGACGGCGAACTGCTGTTGGGCCGCGGCCTGCCGCACGACTACTCCGTGCACCTATGGCTCTCCGCGCCCGCGCTGGCCCGCAAGCTCCCGGAGAGCGAGCAGTGGGCGCTGCCCGCGTTCGCCCGGTACGACGCCGAGGTGCGGCCGCTCTATATGGCCGACACCGGTGTGCGCGCCGACGATCCGCTGCGCCTGGCCGTGCTCGACGACGCCCCCGTGTGA
- a CDS encoding MBL fold metallo-hydrolase: MLLMRQVTVLGSCGAYPEPGRACSGFLVEWDGFRVVLDLGYATLPRLLAHCPDGAVDAVVITHEHPDHCIDLHGLFRMYLYGENRGRKLPLYCTPGVLDRLGALEPEVDLRTVFTVRELPGTYRVGPFELGALLLPHYVPNAGIRLQTDEFALAYTGDTGPDPLLAELGRNTDLYIVEATDRAGERQQQHRNLLTAEEAGYWAAQAGARRLMLTHFWPGNNREAAAAAARSTFDGEVLTADEDLVVRLGPS; encoded by the coding sequence ATGCTGCTGATGCGACAGGTCACGGTCCTTGGAAGTTGTGGCGCCTATCCGGAACCGGGCCGGGCCTGCAGCGGTTTCCTGGTGGAATGGGATGGCTTCCGCGTGGTGCTCGACCTCGGGTACGCCACACTGCCGCGGCTGCTGGCGCACTGCCCGGACGGCGCCGTGGACGCCGTTGTCATCACCCACGAACATCCCGACCATTGCATCGACTTGCACGGGCTGTTTCGGATGTACCTCTACGGCGAAAATCGTGGCCGCAAGCTGCCGCTGTACTGCACGCCGGGTGTGCTGGACCGGCTCGGCGCACTGGAACCCGAGGTCGACCTGCGTACCGTGTTCACCGTCCGCGAGTTGCCAGGGACGTATCGAGTCGGCCCGTTCGAGCTTGGCGCCCTCCTGCTGCCTCACTACGTGCCCAACGCCGGCATCCGACTGCAGACGGACGAGTTCGCGCTCGCCTACACCGGGGACACCGGCCCAGACCCGCTCCTCGCCGAACTCGGTCGAAACACCGACCTGTACATCGTCGAAGCCACCGACAGGGCAGGCGAGCGACAGCAGCAGCACCGCAACCTGCTCACCGCCGAGGAAGCGGGATACTGGGCCGCCCAGGCAGGCGCTCGCAGACTGATGCTCACGCACTTCTGGCCGGGCAACAACCGGGAAGCGGCCGCGGCCGCGGCGCGATCCACCTTCGACGGCGAGGTGCTCACCGCCGATGAAGACCTCGTTGTCCGGCTCGGCCCGAGCTGA
- the bioD gene encoding dethiobiotin synthase, whose amino-acid sequence MSVLVITGTGTGVGKTVVTAGIAALALRSGRRVAVLKPAQTGVSAAEPGDLDDVRRLAGRLTTRELRRFPDPLAPDTAARRVGMPAVRPSEIAQVAGELADTHDLVLIEGAGGLLVRFDDAGGTLADVAWSLGAPVVIVAEAGLGTLNHTALTAEALRGRGIICDGVVVGSWPAEPDLACLLNLEDLPVASGAPLIGVMPAGAGALDAADFAMVARASLAPRLGGDFDADEFAKELAADTPPEA is encoded by the coding sequence GTGAGTGTCCTCGTGATCACCGGGACCGGCACGGGCGTCGGCAAGACCGTCGTCACGGCCGGGATCGCCGCGCTCGCACTGCGGTCGGGGCGTCGTGTCGCTGTTCTCAAGCCCGCGCAGACGGGTGTCTCCGCCGCCGAGCCGGGCGATCTTGACGACGTGCGCAGGCTCGCGGGCAGGCTGACCACCCGGGAGCTGCGCCGCTTCCCCGACCCACTCGCCCCCGACACGGCCGCGCGTCGGGTCGGGATGCCCGCGGTGCGCCCCTCGGAGATCGCGCAGGTCGCGGGGGAGTTGGCCGACACGCACGACCTCGTGCTGATCGAGGGCGCGGGCGGCCTGCTGGTCCGCTTCGACGACGCGGGCGGCACCCTGGCCGACGTCGCCTGGTCGCTGGGCGCCCCCGTGGTGATCGTCGCCGAGGCCGGGCTCGGCACCCTCAACCACACCGCGCTGACCGCCGAGGCACTGCGCGGCCGCGGCATCATCTGCGACGGCGTCGTCGTCGGCTCCTGGCCCGCCGAACCCGACCTGGCCTGTCTGCTCAACCTCGAAGACCTGCCCGTCGCCTCGGGCGCCCCGCTCATCGGGGTCATGCCCGCGGGCGCCGGAGCGCTCGACGCCGCCGACTTCGCCATGGTGGCCCGCGCGTCCCTCGCGCCCCGGCTGGGCGGGGACTTCGACGCGGACGAGTTCGCCAAAGAGCTCGCCGCCGACACCCCGCCCGAGGCGTGA
- a CDS encoding cytochrome P450 family protein, translating into MVSVLDNDIKLGTRFIEDPYGVYAELRSTGPVRKVELPTGVRVWLVTDYAEARAALADPTLSKNVRKSADIIDRHLAPGAKRVDFSTSLSSHMLNTDPPNHTRLRKLVNKAFTAGGVDHLRPRIEAITEELLAGMDGAHEIDLLEAFAFPLPITVICEMLGVPIDDRDDFRSWSNQLLSNDRSEKLHNAAASMQTYLIGLIEAKRAEPSADLLSALIEASEDGDRLSGEELVSMAFLLLVAGHETTVNLIGNAMLGLLTRPDQLAALKADPTLLSGAIEEFLRYDGPVNLATFRLTTQPLVLGGTEIPADEFVVVAVTAANRDEARFPDADQLDVTRNAGGHLAFGHGIHYCVGAPLARMEAEIALGGLLSRFPNMTLAQDKDDLRWRNSMIRGLEELRVRPQG; encoded by the coding sequence ATGGTTTCCGTGCTGGACAACGACATCAAGCTCGGCACCCGATTCATCGAGGACCCGTACGGGGTCTACGCCGAACTGCGCTCGACCGGCCCGGTCCGCAAGGTCGAGCTGCCGACCGGGGTGCGCGTCTGGCTGGTCACCGACTACGCCGAGGCGCGTGCGGCGCTGGCGGACCCGACGCTGAGCAAGAACGTGCGCAAGTCGGCCGACATCATCGACCGCCACCTGGCGCCCGGCGCGAAGCGCGTCGACTTCAGCACCAGCCTGTCGTCGCACATGCTCAACACGGACCCGCCCAACCACACCAGGCTGCGCAAGCTCGTCAACAAGGCGTTCACCGCGGGCGGCGTCGACCATCTGCGGCCACGCATCGAGGCGATCACCGAAGAGCTGCTCGCCGGGATGGACGGCGCCCACGAGATCGACCTGTTGGAGGCCTTCGCCTTCCCGCTGCCGATCACCGTGATCTGCGAGATGCTCGGCGTCCCGATCGACGACCGAGACGACTTCCGGTCGTGGTCGAACCAGCTGCTGTCGAACGACCGCTCCGAGAAACTGCACAACGCGGCGGCGTCGATGCAGACCTACCTGATCGGCCTCATCGAGGCGAAGCGCGCCGAGCCTAGCGCCGACCTGCTCAGCGCCCTCATCGAGGCCAGCGAAGACGGCGACCGGCTCTCCGGCGAGGAACTGGTCTCCATGGCCTTCCTCCTGCTTGTCGCGGGTCACGAGACCACGGTCAACCTCATCGGCAACGCCATGCTCGGCCTGCTGACCCGCCCGGACCAGCTCGCGGCGCTCAAGGCCGACCCCACGTTGCTCTCGGGTGCCATCGAGGAGTTCCTCCGCTACGACGGCCCCGTGAATCTGGCGACCTTCCGGCTCACCACCCAGCCGCTCGTCCTGGGCGGCACCGAGATCCCCGCCGACGAATTCGTCGTCGTCGCCGTCACCGCCGCCAACCGTGACGAGGCCCGCTTCCCCGACGCCGACCAACTCGACGTCACCCGCAACGCGGGCGGCCACCTCGCCTTCGGCCACGGCATCCACTACTGCGTCGGCGCCCCGTTGGCACGGATGGAAGCGGAGATCGCCCTCGGCGGCCTGCTGTCCCGCTTCCCCAACATGACCCTGGCCCAGGACAAGGACGACCTGCGCTGGCGCAACAGCATGATTCGCGGCCTGGAGGAACTCCGCGTCCGCCCCCAAGGCTGA
- the dnaE gene encoding DNA polymerase III subunit alpha translates to MADSFAHLHVHTEYSMLDGAAKLKDMFAECERLGMTSVAITDHGHTNGIYDFYRQAKGAGIKPILGIEAYIAPASRFNKDRVRWGDPGQKSDDVGGSGAYNHQTIWARDNQGLKNLMRLSSLASLEGQLGKWPRMDRELIAEHSAGLMATTGCPSGDVQTRLRLGQFDEAVAAAGAWKEIYGEGNFFVELMDHGIEIERRVRDGLIAVAKKVDLPFVVTNDSHYTYADDRDAHDALLCVQTASTLQDPTRFRFDGTGYYLKSPDEMRAIDSSDPWQEGCRNTLVIAEKVDISGMFEFRNLMPKFPIPEGMTEDEFFRQQVWEGMHKRFPGGVDEEHRRQVEFEINVITQMGFPAYFLVVADLIQWAKNNGIRVGPGRGSAAGALIAYAMGITDLDPLAHGLIFERFLNPDRVSPPDIDIDFDERRRGDVIRYTTEKWGADKVAQVITFGTIKAKAAIKDSARVLFGQPGYAVADKISKVYPPAVMAKDIPLNNLFDPQHKRYAEATEIRELYNSDPQVKEIIDTGRGLEGLIRNAGVHACAVILSAEPLMETIPLWKRPQDGSIITQFDYPTCESLGLLKMDFLGLRNLTVIDDALRNIERNGKPVPDLETLGLDDKPTYELLSRGDTLGVFQLDGGPMRDLLRLMRPDNFEDISAVGALYRPGPMGAKSHTNYALRKNKQQEITPIHPALAEALEDILGTTYGLIVYQEQVMAIAQKLAGYTLGQADLLRRAMGKKKKEVLDAEFVNFSGGMEKNGYPKDAIKTLWDILVPFADYAFNKAHSAAYGLVSYWTAYLKANYPAEYMAGLLTSVRDDKDKAAVYLAECRKMGITVLPPDVNESEKEFAPVGNDIRFGLGAIRNVGANVVDSIIKSRTEKGEFTDFSDYLRKVEAVACNKKVVESLIKAGAFDSLKHPRKGLFLIHTDAIDAVMDTKKAEAVGQFDLFGAAGGGDEEVASVFDVRVPDEVWESKHQLALEREMLGLYVSGHPLNGVEHVLTSQSDTSIAAILEGGIPDGTQVVIGGILASVNRRVNRNGEPWASAMLEDLAGGIEVLFFPKTYAVIGMGVLEDAIVLVKARVAKRDDRTSLIANDLAVPDLSNAAGAPFRLIMAATKCTPPLVAQLKDVLGSYPGTTEVHLKLINGPRQTLLKLDDALRVSPSPSLMGDLKALLGPGCLS, encoded by the coding sequence GTGGCTGACTCCTTCGCTCATCTTCACGTGCACACCGAGTACTCGATGCTCGACGGAGCGGCCAAGCTCAAGGACATGTTCGCCGAGTGCGAGCGCCTCGGCATGACCTCGGTGGCCATCACCGACCACGGTCACACCAACGGCATCTACGACTTCTACCGGCAGGCCAAAGGCGCCGGGATCAAGCCGATCCTCGGCATCGAGGCCTACATCGCGCCCGCGTCGCGCTTCAACAAGGACCGGGTCCGCTGGGGCGACCCGGGCCAGAAGTCCGACGACGTCGGCGGTAGCGGCGCCTACAACCACCAGACGATCTGGGCCCGCGACAATCAGGGGCTGAAGAACCTGATGAGGCTGTCGAGCCTGGCGTCGCTGGAAGGCCAGCTGGGCAAATGGCCCCGGATGGACCGCGAGCTGATCGCCGAGCACTCGGCGGGCCTGATGGCGACCACCGGGTGCCCGTCCGGCGACGTGCAGACCAGGCTCCGGCTCGGCCAGTTCGACGAGGCTGTGGCCGCCGCCGGCGCCTGGAAAGAGATCTATGGCGAGGGCAACTTCTTCGTCGAGTTGATGGACCACGGCATCGAGATCGAGCGCCGGGTCCGCGACGGGCTGATCGCCGTCGCGAAGAAGGTCGACCTTCCGTTCGTGGTCACCAACGACTCGCACTACACGTATGCAGACGACCGCGACGCGCACGACGCGCTGCTGTGCGTGCAGACGGCCAGCACGCTGCAAGACCCGACGCGGTTCCGGTTCGACGGCACCGGCTACTACCTCAAGTCGCCCGACGAGATGCGCGCGATCGACTCCTCGGACCCGTGGCAGGAGGGGTGCCGCAACACGCTGGTGATCGCGGAGAAGGTCGACATCAGCGGGATGTTCGAGTTCCGCAACCTGATGCCGAAGTTCCCGATCCCCGAGGGCATGACCGAGGACGAGTTCTTCCGCCAGCAGGTGTGGGAGGGCATGCACAAGCGGTTCCCCGGCGGCGTCGACGAGGAACACCGCAGGCAGGTCGAGTTCGAGATCAACGTCATCACCCAGATGGGGTTCCCGGCGTACTTCCTCGTGGTCGCCGACCTCATCCAGTGGGCGAAGAACAACGGCATCCGGGTCGGCCCCGGCCGAGGGTCCGCCGCGGGCGCGCTGATCGCCTACGCGATGGGCATCACCGACCTCGACCCGCTGGCCCACGGGCTGATCTTCGAGCGGTTCCTCAACCCCGACCGGGTCAGCCCGCCCGATATCGACATCGACTTCGACGAACGTCGGCGCGGTGACGTCATCCGCTACACCACCGAGAAGTGGGGTGCGGACAAGGTCGCGCAGGTGATCACCTTCGGCACGATCAAGGCGAAGGCCGCGATCAAGGACTCCGCGCGGGTGCTGTTCGGCCAGCCCGGCTACGCCGTCGCGGACAAGATCTCCAAGGTCTACCCGCCCGCGGTCATGGCCAAGGACATCCCGCTCAACAACCTGTTCGACCCGCAGCACAAGCGCTACGCCGAGGCCACCGAGATCCGCGAGCTGTACAACAGCGACCCGCAGGTCAAGGAGATCATCGACACCGGGCGCGGCCTGGAAGGCCTGATCCGCAACGCCGGTGTGCACGCCTGCGCGGTCATCCTGAGCGCCGAGCCGCTGATGGAGACGATCCCGCTGTGGAAGCGCCCGCAGGACGGGTCGATCATCACGCAGTTCGACTACCCGACGTGCGAGTCGCTCGGCCTGCTGAAGATGGACTTCCTCGGCCTGCGCAACCTCACCGTCATCGACGACGCGCTGCGCAACATCGAGCGCAACGGCAAACCGGTGCCGGACCTGGAAACCCTTGGCCTGGACGACAAGCCGACCTATGAGCTGCTCTCGCGCGGGGACACGCTCGGCGTGTTCCAGCTCGACGGCGGGCCCATGCGCGACCTGCTGCGCCTCATGCGTCCCGACAACTTCGAGGACATCTCCGCGGTCGGCGCGCTCTACCGGCCGGGTCCGATGGGCGCGAAGTCGCACACGAACTACGCGCTGCGCAAGAACAAGCAGCAGGAGATCACCCCGATCCACCCCGCCCTGGCGGAGGCGCTGGAAGACATCCTCGGCACGACCTACGGCCTGATCGTGTATCAGGAGCAGGTCATGGCGATCGCGCAGAAACTCGCGGGATACACGCTCGGACAAGCGGATTTGCTCCGCCGGGCCATGGGTAAGAAGAAGAAAGAGGTCCTGGACGCGGAGTTCGTCAACTTCTCCGGCGGTATGGAGAAGAACGGCTACCCGAAGGACGCGATCAAGACCCTGTGGGACATCCTCGTCCCGTTCGCCGACTACGCGTTCAACAAGGCGCACTCCGCCGCGTACGGCCTGGTCTCCTACTGGACGGCCTACCTCAAGGCGAACTACCCGGCCGAGTACATGGCCGGGCTGCTGACCAGTGTGCGCGACGACAAGGACAAGGCGGCCGTCTACCTGGCCGAATGCCGCAAGATGGGCATCACCGTCCTGCCGCCCGACGTCAACGAGTCGGAGAAGGAGTTCGCCCCGGTCGGCAACGACATCCGGTTCGGCCTCGGCGCGATCCGCAACGTCGGCGCCAACGTCGTCGACTCGATCATCAAGTCGCGTACCGAGAAGGGGGAGTTCACCGACTTCTCCGACTACCTGCGCAAGGTCGAAGCGGTGGCCTGCAACAAGAAGGTCGTCGAATCGCTGATCAAGGCGGGTGCGTTCGACTCGCTCAAGCACCCGCGCAAGGGCCTGTTCCTGATCCACACCGACGCCATCGACGCGGTCATGGACACCAAGAAGGCCGAAGCGGTCGGGCAGTTCGACCTGTTCGGCGCGGCCGGTGGCGGGGACGAGGAAGTGGCCAGCGTCTTCGACGTGCGGGTGCCCGACGAGGTCTGGGAGTCCAAGCACCAGCTCGCGCTGGAGCGGGAGATGCTCGGCCTCTACGTCTCGGGCCACCCGCTCAACGGGGTGGAGCACGTGCTCACCTCACAGTCCGACACGTCCATCGCGGCGATCCTCGAAGGCGGCATCCCAGACGGGACGCAGGTGGTGATCGGCGGGATTCTCGCCTCGGTCAACCGGCGGGTGAACCGCAACGGCGAACCATGGGCGTCGGCGATGCTCGAGGACCTCGCAGGCGGCATCGAGGTGCTGTTCTTCCCGAAGACGTACGCGGTGATCGGCATGGGGGTGCTCGAGGACGCGATCGTCCTGGTGAAGGCCCGGGTCGCCAAGCGCGACGACCGGACCTCGCTGATCGCGAACGACCTGGCGGTCCCCGACCTGTCCAACGCGGCGGGCGCGCCGTTCCGGCTGATCATGGCGGCGACCAAGTGCACACCCCCGCTGGTCGCGCAGCTCAAGGACGTCCTCGGTTCCTACCCGGGAACCACCGAAGTCCATTTGAAACTGATCAACGGACCTCGCCAGACCCTGCTCAAACTCGACGACGCGCTGCGGGTCAGCCCGTCGCCGTCGCTGATGGGGGACCTGAAGGCGCTGCTGGGTCCCGGCTGCCTCTCCTAG
- the bioB gene encoding biotin synthase BioB, which translates to MTATAEHTKDSPITGDILTVAREQVLDRGVGLSEDQVLQVLRLGDDRLDDLLALAHDVRMKWCGPEVEVEGIVSVKTGGCPEDCHFCSQSGRFPTPVRSAWLDIPGLVKAARETADSGATEFCIVAAVRGPDARLLAQVRDGIKAIRESGNDIQIACSLGMLTQEQVDELVAMGVHRYNHNLETAKSHFPQVVTTHSWEERWDTLRMVREAGMEVCSGGIIGMGETDEQRAEFAVQLADLDPHEVPMNFLIPQPGTPYEKYEPIEGKDALRVVAAFRLALPRTMLRFAGGRELTLGDLGAEKGMLGGVNAIIVGNYLTNLGRPAQQDIDMLADLKMPIKALSDSL; encoded by the coding sequence GTGACGGCTACCGCCGAGCACACCAAGGACAGCCCGATCACGGGCGACATCCTGACTGTCGCGCGTGAACAGGTTCTCGACCGCGGCGTCGGTCTGTCCGAGGACCAGGTGCTGCAGGTCCTCCGGCTCGGTGACGACCGGCTCGACGACCTGCTCGCGCTCGCGCACGACGTGCGGATGAAGTGGTGCGGTCCCGAGGTCGAGGTCGAGGGCATCGTCAGCGTCAAGACCGGCGGCTGCCCCGAGGACTGCCACTTCTGCTCGCAGTCGGGCCGGTTCCCGACCCCGGTTCGCTCGGCGTGGCTCGACATCCCCGGCCTGGTCAAGGCCGCCCGGGAGACCGCGGACTCCGGCGCGACGGAGTTCTGCATCGTCGCCGCGGTGCGCGGCCCCGACGCCCGCCTCCTCGCCCAGGTCCGCGACGGCATCAAGGCCATCCGCGAGTCCGGCAACGACATCCAGATCGCCTGCTCGCTGGGCATGCTCACACAGGAGCAGGTCGACGAGCTCGTCGCGATGGGCGTGCACCGCTACAACCACAACCTCGAGACCGCGAAGTCGCACTTCCCGCAGGTGGTGACCACGCACTCCTGGGAGGAGCGCTGGGACACCCTGCGCATGGTGCGCGAGGCGGGCATGGAGGTCTGCTCCGGCGGCATCATCGGCATGGGCGAGACCGACGAGCAGCGCGCGGAGTTCGCCGTGCAGCTCGCGGACCTGGACCCGCACGAGGTCCCGATGAACTTCCTCATCCCGCAGCCCGGCACCCCGTACGAGAAGTACGAGCCGATCGAGGGCAAGGACGCCCTGCGCGTCGTCGCCGCGTTCCGGCTCGCGCTGCCCCGCACGATGCTGCGCTTCGCCGGCGGCCGTGAGCTCACCCTGGGCGACCTGGGCGCGGAGAAGGGCATGCTCGGCGGCGTCAACGCGATCATCGTCGGCAACTACCTGACGAACCTCGGCCGCCCGGCCCAGCAGGACATCGACATGCTGGCCGACCTGAAGATGCCGATCAAGGCGCTGAGCGACTCGCTATGA
- a CDS encoding AsnC family protein has product MGRAAVHEVAARLGMDPREVASRLVALSAAGVPLLVGVECDQAGVRAALARMTPPTNYGAPAPGHAGPGQGVHGTPSGVYGAQGTPSGVYVAQQTPPGQPYGAQGTPSGAYGAQGTPSGVYPPSPPAGYQQQPYQPQQQQQQFPPSGPHQVRTGPPSQPFPTPTGPPSQPFPTPAEPISTWGPPGSSSWARGDQPPATTMADDRTRPTTRPRRQGVAGETLEAEGLEGERLSIQLVEVVDPADYLFTAAGYRLQAGERSVVVHTELTNRGTVRFGTLPDLYLVLVTPDGKSMSKAPVSLSSRPPHRIGVAPGETAGGHTVYVVPEDLEITAVQWSPRPDEESRTLTWKIEN; this is encoded by the coding sequence ATGGGCCGTGCCGCGGTGCACGAGGTTGCCGCGCGGCTGGGCATGGACCCTCGCGAGGTGGCGTCCCGACTGGTCGCGCTGTCCGCGGCGGGTGTGCCGCTGCTTGTCGGCGTCGAGTGCGACCAGGCCGGTGTGCGGGCCGCGCTGGCCCGGATGACGCCCCCCACCAACTACGGAGCGCCAGCCCCGGGACACGCCGGACCTGGCCAAGGTGTGCACGGCACACCGTCCGGGGTCTATGGCGCGCAGGGGACGCCCTCGGGCGTGTACGTCGCTCAGCAGACACCGCCCGGCCAGCCCTACGGCGCGCAGGGAACGCCGTCGGGTGCTTACGGAGCGCAAGGGACGCCTTCCGGGGTCTACCCGCCGTCGCCGCCCGCCGGGTACCAGCAGCAGCCCTACCAGCCACAGCAGCAGCAGCAGCAGTTCCCGCCGTCCGGCCCGCACCAGGTCCGCACCGGCCCGCCCAGCCAGCCGTTCCCCACGCCGACCGGCCCGCCGAGCCAGCCGTTCCCGACGCCCGCCGAGCCGATCTCCACCTGGGGACCCCCGGGCAGTTCGTCCTGGGCGCGCGGCGACCAGCCTCCCGCCACGACCATGGCCGACGACCGCACGCGACCCACGACCCGGCCCCGCAGGCAGGGCGTCGCGGGCGAGACGCTGGAGGCCGAGGGCCTGGAGGGCGAGCGGCTGTCGATCCAGCTCGTCGAGGTCGTCGACCCGGCCGACTACCTGTTCACCGCTGCGGGCTACCGGCTGCAGGCGGGCGAGCGCTCGGTCGTCGTGCACACCGAGCTGACCAACCGCGGCACCGTCCGCTTCGGCACGCTGCCCGACCTCTACCTGGTCCTGGTCACCCCGGACGGCAAGTCGATGTCCAAGGCGCCGGTGTCGCTCTCGTCCCGGCCGCCGCACCGCATCGGCGTGGCGCCGGGCGAGACCGCGGGCGGACACACCGTGTACGTCGTGCCCGAGGACCTCGAGATCACCGCGGTGCAGTGGAGCCCCCGCCCGGATGAGGAATCCCGGACGCTCACCTGGAAGATCGAGAACTAG
- a CDS encoding glutaredoxin family protein: protein MNHQVLIYSADWCGDCRRAKSWMRANGVPFTEIDVEHDDAERDRAVELAGGRKNIPVVVLPGGDVLVEPTNAELANALGLSVA, encoded by the coding sequence GTGAATCATCAAGTCCTCATCTACAGCGCGGACTGGTGCGGCGACTGCCGCCGAGCGAAGTCCTGGATGCGTGCCAACGGTGTGCCCTTCACCGAGATCGACGTCGAACACGACGACGCCGAACGTGACCGCGCCGTGGAGCTGGCGGGCGGGCGCAAGAACATCCCGGTCGTGGTGCTTCCGGGCGGGGATGTCCTGGTGGAACCCACGAACGCGGAGCTGGCGAACGCACTGGGACTTTCGGTCGCCTAG
- a CDS encoding adenosylmethionine--8-amino-7-oxononanoate transaminase, with protein sequence MSPDDLIALDRAHVWHPYGPMPGTHDPLVVESARGVRLRLADGRELVDGMSSWWAAIHGYGHPVLDAALAEQAGKMSHVMFGGLTHEPAVRLAAKLVEITPAPLQHVFLCDSGSVGVEVAIKMCLQYWRSLGQTRKTKLLTWRGGYHGDTFNPMSVCDPDGGMHSLWRGVLPVQLFAEAPPAEFEHDYVAHLAAVIEEHADDLAAVIVEPVVQGAGGMRFHDARYLHVLRELCLTHDVLLVFDEIATGFGRTGELFAADHAGISPDVMCVGKAMSGGYLSMAATLCTSRVADGISQGEVPILAHGPTFMGNPLASAVSLASIDLLLSQDWRSAVKRIESELTAGLAPARDLPHVRDVRVLGAIGVVQLDHPVDMAAATKAATDAGVWLRPFRDLIYTMPPFVSTTDDVATITEGILAAALVA encoded by the coding sequence GTGAGCCCTGACGACCTCATCGCCCTCGACCGCGCGCACGTGTGGCATCCCTACGGGCCCATGCCCGGCACCCACGACCCCCTGGTCGTCGAGTCGGCGCGGGGTGTGCGGCTTCGGTTGGCCGATGGGCGCGAACTCGTCGACGGGATGTCGTCGTGGTGGGCGGCCATCCATGGGTACGGCCACCCCGTCCTCGACGCCGCCCTGGCCGAGCAGGCCGGGAAGATGAGCCACGTCATGTTCGGCGGCCTCACCCACGAACCCGCCGTCCGGCTCGCCGCGAAGCTCGTCGAGATCACCCCGGCTCCGCTGCAACACGTCTTCCTCTGCGACTCCGGCTCGGTCGGCGTCGAGGTGGCCATCAAGATGTGTCTGCAGTACTGGCGGTCCCTGGGGCAGACCCGCAAGACCAAGCTGCTCACCTGGCGTGGCGGGTACCACGGCGACACGTTCAACCCGATGAGCGTCTGCGACCCCGACGGCGGCATGCACAGCCTCTGGCGCGGTGTCCTGCCCGTCCAGCTCTTCGCCGAGGCGCCGCCCGCCGAGTTCGAGCACGACTATGTCGCCCACCTGGCCGCGGTCATCGAGGAGCACGCCGACGACCTCGCCGCCGTCATCGTCGAGCCGGTGGTCCAGGGCGCGGGCGGGATGCGCTTCCACGACGCCCGCTACCTGCATGTCCTGCGGGAGCTGTGCCTCACGCACGACGTTCTGCTCGTCTTCGACGAGATCGCCACCGGCTTCGGCCGCACGGGCGAACTCTTCGCCGCCGACCACGCGGGCATCAGCCCGGACGTGATGTGCGTCGGCAAGGCCATGAGCGGTGGCTACCTGAGCATGGCCGCCACCCTCTGCACGTCCCGGGTCGCCGACGGCATCTCCCAAGGTGAGGTGCCGATCCTCGCCCATGGCCCCACCTTCATGGGCAACCCGCTGGCCTCGGCGGTCTCGCTGGCGTCCATCGACCTGCTCCTGAGCCAGGACTGGCGCAGCGCCGTCAAGCGGATCGAGTCCGAGCTGACCGCGGGCCTGGCCCCAGCCCGAGACCTGCCCCACGTCCGCGACGTTCGGGTCCTGGGCGCTATCGGTGTCGTGCAGCTCGACCACCCGGTCGACATGGCTGCCGCGACCAAGGCCGCCACCGACGCGGGTGTCTGGCTGCGACCGTTCCGGGACCTGATCTACACGATGCCGCCGTTCGTCAGCACGACCGACGACGTCGCGACCATCACCGAGGGCATCCTGGCGGCGGCGCTAGTCGCCTGA